The following are encoded in a window of Candidatus Latescibacterota bacterium genomic DNA:
- a CDS encoding helix-turn-helix transcriptional regulator translates to MKSRKLYNRISILRHERSISRQDLAGMIGVNFQTVGYLEREEYNPSLDLALRISKVFGLPVEMIFSAVPMKPLSEEILGRDDRDDFNTNKRK, encoded by the coding sequence ATGAAATCAAGAAAACTATATAACAGGATCTCCATCCTTAGACATGAGCGTAGTATTTCAAGGCAGGATCTGGCCGGGATGATCGGCGTCAATTTCCAGACCGTAGGCTACCTGGAGCGTGAAGAATATAATCCAAGCCTCGATCTCGCGCTTCGTATCAGCAAGGTTTTCGGACTTCCGGTCGAGATGATTTTTTCTGCCGTACCGATGAAGCCGCTCAGCGAAGAGATCCTTGGCAGAGACGACCGGGATGACTTCAACACAAACAAAAGGAAGTAA
- a CDS encoding AsmA family protein, whose product MKKALIIISIIIVLIVVGVFMLLSNLNSLVAKAIEKNGTEATQTRVTVSGVELKLRDGRGSIKGLKVASPDGFKASDAFSLQDITVGIDVESLRSEPIVITEILIQAPVVNAEILKNGESNIEELRKRVQAFSGNSSSGPVDDSGQAAGQAKRIRIDQFIFEKGSINIDASELGLEKRTIDLPEIRLSNIGGAEGATPDEITKIILGAVAEKVSAEIAGSELRGLIEDKLGGSIKEKSKELLDKIGG is encoded by the coding sequence ATGAAAAAAGCACTCATCATTATATCGATAATAATTGTTTTGATAGTCGTCGGAGTGTTCATGTTGTTGTCGAATCTCAATTCGCTTGTCGCGAAGGCCATAGAGAAGAACGGCACAGAGGCCACACAGACCCGTGTCACCGTCTCGGGAGTGGAACTCAAGCTTCGAGATGGTCGCGGTTCGATCAAGGGCCTGAAGGTAGCCAGTCCGGACGGATTCAAGGCGTCAGATGCCTTTTCGCTTCAGGATATCACGGTCGGTATCGATGTCGAGAGTCTTCGGAGTGAACCGATAGTCATCACCGAGATCCTCATACAGGCCCCCGTCGTCAATGCAGAGATATTGAAGAATGGAGAATCGAATATTGAGGAGCTTCGCAAGCGGGTACAGGCATTTTCCGGAAATTCTTCCAGCGGACCTGTGGATGACAGCGGGCAGGCGGCCGGGCAGGCAAAAAGGATACGGATCGATCAATTTATATTTGAAAAGGGCAGTATAAATATCGATGCATCCGAACTGGGTCTGGAAAAGCGTACGATAGATCTTCCGGAGATCAGGCTCTCCAATATCGGAGGGGCTGAAGGCGCTACACCCGACGAGATAACGAAGATCATTCTTGGGGCCGTAGCTGAAAAGGTATCGGCCGAGATAGCAGGCTCCGAGCTGAGGGGACTGATCGAGGATAAGCTGGGTGGTTCGATCAAGGAGAAATCAAAAGAGCTGCTGGACAAGATCGGTGGCTAG
- a CDS encoding DUF4197 domain-containing protein, with the protein MKTTHRTGIIFSLTLMLVLSGCVTLQEDLAAVLSGDPGREGPLDEGTVIAGIKEALKVGTNNSVLSTSRIDGFLGNQLIRIALPEQLQSMATTLRGIGLGGKVDELEVGMNRAAELAAGEAREVLWSAITGMSVADAFGILRGHDTAATDYFHEKTHETLQARFRPIVHAKIQEIGLSRLYGQAADAYNSLSFTEGPRLVDLDDYVTERAMSGLFTVLAGEEQKIRKDPLARTTDLLKRVFGN; encoded by the coding sequence GTGAAAACGACACATCGAACCGGAATCATATTCTCTCTGACTCTCATGCTTGTACTCTCTGGATGTGTGACGCTCCAGGAGGACCTTGCTGCTGTATTGAGCGGAGATCCGGGCAGGGAAGGTCCGCTGGACGAGGGGACAGTCATTGCAGGGATCAAAGAGGCTCTGAAAGTCGGAACGAACAACTCGGTATTGTCCACCTCCAGGATTGACGGATTCCTGGGAAATCAACTTATCCGGATAGCTCTTCCTGAACAGCTGCAATCTATGGCTACCACCCTTCGTGGGATAGGACTCGGAGGTAAAGTCGATGAGCTCGAGGTCGGCATGAACCGTGCCGCTGAGCTGGCTGCGGGAGAAGCGAGGGAAGTGCTGTGGAGCGCAATCACCGGGATGAGTGTCGCTGATGCCTTCGGAATACTGAGAGGCCATGATACGGCAGCCACCGATTACTTTCACGAAAAGACACACGAGACACTTCAGGCCAGGTTTCGTCCGATAGTCCACGCGAAGATCCAGGAGATAGGGTTGTCACGTCTGTACGGACAGGCTGCGGATGCTTACAACAGTCTTTCATTTACAGAGGGACCGCGACTTGTGGATCTTGATGATTATGTCACGGAAAGGGCTATGAGCGGATTGTTCACGGTTCTCGCCGGAGAGGAACAGAAGATCAGAAAGGATCCTCTTGCGCGGACGACCGATCTTCTGAAGCGTGTTTTCGGGAACTGA